TCGCAGGTCGAGCAGGTGGTTCTGGACCTCCCGCTCCGGGTCGATCTCGAGCGCCGAGAGCCCCTCGTACCCCTCGACCGGGCGGGGCTCGTCGCCGAACTCCTGGTCGAAGACGTCCGCCGTGCTGTGTGCCGGGTCCGTCGAGACGACGAGCGTCTCGAGGCCGGCGTCGACGCACTCGAGGGCGTAGGCGCTCGAGACGGTGGTCTTGCCGACGCCGCCCTTCCCGCCGAAGAAGACGAATCGCGCCATCAGAAGTGGTACTGGTGACCCTTGCGCTCGATCACCGACTGGCGGTCCCACAGCCGCCGCTCCCAGGCCTCGTACTCGTCCTCGAGGTACGGCAGGAGCTCGGCCGTGTAGTACGACACCGGACTCGGGATACCGAAGGCGTCCGGGAAACACGCCAGCATGAACGCGTCCTCGAGGTCCTCGGCCTCGGCTTCGATCTTCTCGTAGGCGGGGTGGGCGATCATGCCGTGGTAGAGCCCGCGGAGCCACTCCTCGAGGATGGCCCGGTAGGACGCGATCCGGTCGGCGAGTGTCATCGTCGGTCATGCTCGGGGCCGAAGACTAAAAGATATCGCGTCGGGCCCGGTTCCGTCGCCGGCGGTGTCCGGGATACGACGTTTCTTCTCGCTCGAGCCCCAACGTGGTCGACGATGCGATCGACGACGATTCCCGTCACCGTCCTCTCGGGCAGCCTCGGCGCGGGAAAGACGACGCTGGTCAACCACCTGCTGCGAAACGCCGGCGATCGGAACCTCGCCGTGCTGGTCAACGACATGGGGTCGGTGAACGTCGACGCCGACCTGGTCGCCGAGGGGTCGGACCTCGCGGTCGACGACGGCATCGCCGAGCTCTCGAACGGCTGCATCTGCTGTGAGCTCCAGGACGACCTCGAGACCGCTGTCGTTCGGCTGGCCCGCGAGCGCGAGTTCGACCACCTGCTCGTCGAGGCCTCCGGCATCTCGGAGCCGGCGCCGGTCGCCCGGCTGTTCACGACGGCCTCGCGGGTGGCCGCCCGCTACGAGATCGACGCCCTCGTCACGGTGCTCGACACCCGGCTCTTCCTCGACGCCTTCGACGGCGAGTCGGTGCCCGAGCGCCGGGGTGCCGACGAGGAGACGCGCCCGCTCTCGGACCTGCTGGTCGAACAGCTCGAGTGTTCGAACCTCGTTCTGCTCAACAAGGCCGACCAGTGTACGACCGCGGAGCTCGAGCGCGCCGAGGAGCTCGTCCGGACGCTCCGGCCGGGCGTCGAGACGGTCCGCACCGAGTTCAGCGCGGTCGATCCCGCCCGGCTGTTCGACACCGGCCTGTTCGATCCGGGACAGCTCGGCGAACTCGCGGGGTGGCACCGGGCGCTCGAGGACGGGGCCGCGGCGGGCGACGCCGGCCACGACCACCACGCCGACGACGACCACGGCCACCGCCACCCGGACGAGGTCTACGGCGTCGATTCGTTCGTCGTCCGGGAGCGCCGGCCGCTCGATCCCCGGCAGTTCGCGGCGTTCCTCGAGGCGCTGCCGCCGACCGTCGTCCGATCGAAGGGGACTGCCTGGGTCGCCGGCAACGAACAACGGCTCACGGTCCACCAGGCCGGCCCGTCGGTACGGGTGACGGCGGCCGGGCCGTGGATCGCCTCGCTGCCCGAACTCGACCGGGAACTCTACCGGTCGAACCGGCCGGACCTCGAGTGGCACAACGAGCACGGTGACCGCCTGACGGAGCTCGTGTTCATCGGCACCGGCCTCGACGAACCCGCGCTGCGAGCGGCGCTCGAGGAGTGTCTGCTCGAGGAGCCGGCCGCGCCAGCCGGGACGAACGACGAGAGCCGGTTCCCCGCGGAACCGGGTGCAGAGCGCGTGCTCCGGGAGCCGTGATGCGGTCCGCCGTCCGAGTCGTCCCGCCGATGAGGCCGGGTCACAGAAACGCCTAAGGAACCGACGCGCTCGTGTGATAGTATGCCAGGGGACGCAGACGGCGACGCGGGTCGGAAGGGGTTTCGCGACGGGCTCGAGTCCTCCCAGGGAGATCCGCGGGTCCTGTTCGTGCTGAACGCGGCGCTCTCGGCGCTGTTCGGCTGGCTGATCGTGTGGGGACTCGACGTGTTAGGCGTCGTCGACTACGGCGCGACGACCGTCGCGGCCGCCGCGATCGTGCTGTTCGCGCTGACGTACGTCATGTCGCGGCGGTAGCCGGGCGAACGACTCCCGGAGTCGCTCGTCGCTCGCCGACCGACCGGCGCGCGCCGGGCACACGCGAACCGGGCCTCTCGGCTGGTTCAACGCGGCCAGCAGAAGAACGCTTCTGCGGAGGCTTATGCGGGCTGGCGTCGACGATCGGGTATGGGACGACTCAGCGCACTGATCACCGCCGTCGTCGACGGAACGACGGCCGCGGCGACCGCACGGACCGGTCACGAGGTCTCGAGGACGGAAACGCGACGGTACGAGCGGCCGCCGGCGCTCGCGGTCGACAGCCACAACGGTCGGATCGCCGTCCGCGGCGAGGATCGCGACGACGTCGCGGTGACCGTCACGAAACGGGCCGCCACCGAAGACGCCCTCGAGGACGTTCGCGTCCGGGAACGCGGCGGGACGGAGGGGGCGCCGCTCCGGCTCGAGGCGGTGTTCGAGCGGCCGGTCGTCGACGCCGCCGTCGAGTTCGATATCGCGGTTCCCGCGGGCCTTCCCGTCGAGCGAATCGAGACGGCGAACGGGCGGATCGACGTCCGGGGCGTCGGCGGCGACCCGCGCCTGCGAAGCAAAAACGGGCGGATCGAGGCCCGAGAGATCGACGGCTACGTCGACCTGCGGAGCACGAACGGCCGGCTGGTCGCGCGGGACGTCGCGGGAATCGACGGCGCGGAGACGGTAAACGGCGCGATCGATCTCGAGGTCGAGTCGATCCGCGGCGAGACGACGATCGCCGCGACCAACGGCCGGATCGACCTCCTGGCGGGCCCGGAACTCGACGCGACGGTTCGCCTCGAGACGACCGTCGGCCGGATCGAGGCGTCGGCGTTCGGCCGGTCGGCCTCCGGCGTCGGCGGTGCAACGGTGACCGGAACGCTCGGGGACGGGCGCGATCGGCTCGCGGTCTCGACGACGGCGGGCGCCCTCGAGTTCGACCGCCGGGCGTAAGCGGCGGCCCCGGCCGGGGCCGCCGGAAGGCCAGCGGGCGGGTAGCGTGGCGATGCGGAAGGTACTCACCGGCGGGCCGACTCACGTATCCCAATGGACGCTGGCCTCCGGTCGTATCGGTTCTCGAAGGCCGAGCTGGCGGTGTTCGTCTCGGGGATCGTGAGCATGGGCCTCGAGATCCTCGCCGTGCGGGTGGTCGCCCCGCAGTTCGGCAGCCACATCTACACGATCGGCGGCATTCTGACGGTGTTTCTCGCGGCGTTGAGTCTGGGCTACTGGCGCGGGGGCAAACGCGCGGCGGCCCACGCCTCGACCGACCGTCTCGTCTGGCTGTTCCTGCTGACGGCGGTTTACGTCGCCGTGCTCATCTTCGCGCGGGACCTCCTCCTCGTGGCGACGGCGACGATCCCGCTGCCCGCGCGGTACGCCTCGCTACCGGCGGTGATCCTGCTGTTCGGCCCGCCGACGTACTTCCTCGGGTTCGTCAGCCCGTACGCCGCCCAGCTCTCACAGAAGGCCGACGTCGGCGCGGCCTCCGGCCACGTCTACGCCCTGGGGACGATCGGCAGCATCATCGGCTCGGCGGGAACGACGTTCCTCCTCATCCCTACTCTCAGCATCGACGGCGTCAGCCTGCTGTTCGGCCTCCTGCTGGTCTCGACCGCGCTCGTGCTGACGGTTCCCTCGCTCCCTCGCGTTCCCGTCGCCTCGATCGCCGTCGTCACCCTCCTGCTGTTCGCCGCCGCCGGCAGCGGATCGATGGGGTACAGCGTCCACGGCGAGGTCGTCCACCAGAGCCAGACGCCCTACCAGGAACTCGAGGTGATCGACCGGGGCTCCGAGCGGACGATGTTCCTAGACGGCACCCGCCACAGTGCGAAAGACCTCGAGGACCCCGACCGACACGTCTTCGCCTACACCGCCTACTTCCACCTGCCGTACCTCACCGTGGACGACCCCGACGAGATCGACCGGGCGCTGTTCGTCGGCGGCGGCGGGTACACCGGCCCCCAGAGTTTCGTCGAGCGCGACGAGAACGTCCACGTCGACGTCGTCGAGATCGACCCCGAAGTCACGGCCGCCGCGAAGGAGTACTTCGGGTTGGAGGAGAGCGAACGCCTCGAGGCCCACACCGGCGACGGCCGGCAGTTCCTCGAGGAGTCCGACGAGACCTACGACGTGATCGTCCTCGACGCCTACAAGCAGGACAACGTGCCGTTTCACCTGACCACGAGGGAGTTCATGGAACTCGCGAAAGAGCGCCTGAGCGACGACGGCGTGCTCGTCGCGAACGTCATCTCCGCGCCCAGCGGGCCGGCCTCGGAGTTCTACCGCGCCGAGTACCGGACGATGGAGGCGGTGTTCCCGCAGGTGTACAGCTTCCGCACCAGCGACACCGGCGCCGTCCAGAACATCCAGCTGGTGGCGACGAAAGACGACGAGCGACTGAGCCAGGAGACCCTTCAGGAGCGAAACGCCGAGCGCGAGATCGGCATCGACCTCGAGACGGCGGTCGGGTACTACGAGGGCGACGTCGATACGACGGGCGCGCCGGTGCTCGAGGACGACAACGCACCCGTCGACAGCCTGCTCGATCCGATGGTCGGTCAGCGGTACGTGATCGAAGAAACCGACGGCGGAAACGAGAGCGAGACGGCCCGCCTCGCGGAGCCGCCGTCCGCCCGCGCCTGACGTCGTTCGGACCCGCCGCATCGAGTCGGTCCTCCCGGATCGGTGCTCGCCGTCGGCTGGCGAATTTACGACAGAACCTCGCTCTATTGTGCTAGCACACCACAAAGCTCATGCCCGAGGAGTCCTAACGGAGGGGTAGCGGGGGTACTCCACTCACGGTGCATTCACTCCGCGCCGCCCCGCTTCGCATGCACCCGGGGATGTGCCCCCATCCCCGGTTTTCAGCGGTTCGAACCCGACGAGCGACGGGACCGATTCTCGGACGAGCCGGGTCGCTCGAGCGACAGATATCGCGACGACGCCGTGCTACACGCCCGCTCCCGTCGGCGCGTCCGGCAGGTTGAACTTCTCGGCGTCGATCCCCAGCTCCTCGAGCGCCGCCTCGAGGTGTCGCTCCTCGGCGAAGTCCACCCCGTCGTCCTCGCGCAGGCGCTGGGCGGTCGCGAGCACCTCGCCGCGGCGGTCGTCGGGGATGTCGAACTTGTCCGTCGAGAGCTCGATCGTGAGCCCGTTGTGGTCGCGGGTGTACAGCGAGTGGAAGATCCCCCGGTCGAACTCGTTGTAGCCGCGGTCGGCGTCCTCGAGGGCGGCCTTGACGTCCGCGAAGCGCTCGGGTTCGATCCGGAAGGAGAGGTGGTGGACCGAGCCGATCTGGTGCTGGAGGGGGCGCGGATCCGACGGCCGGTCGTCGTTGACGAAGAAGGTGAGGATACGGCCGTCACCGGTGTCGAAGAAGAGGTGCGTCGAGTCGGGGTCGTCGAGGTTCGGCTGTTTGAGCACGAGCGGCATTCCGAGGAGGTCGCGGTAGAAGGCGATCGTGTCCTCGGTGTTGCTCCCGATGAGCGTGATGTGGTCGGTTCCGGCCATCCGGATCGGACTGTCGGGACGATCGGCGGTGATCTCGAGTCGGTCTGCCATACCGGTCGGTACGGCGGGACGGTGTAAACCTCTGTCTCTGCGACGGTTCGAGTCCGCAGGGTCGCGTTCACCTCTCGCGAGTGCAAGATGGTCAGTTCTCGAGAGATTGTCGTCAATTGATTTATAGGAGGTCGTGAATGATATAAAAAGCGTGTAGCTGGACAGGCCAACCACTAAGGGGTCCACCCCTCGAGCGCCGGACGACTCTCTACATGCAACTGGAGCAGCCCGCCGAGCGGTCGGCGCACTCGAACTGGAACGGAACCGTACCCGGCGGGGTCGACGCGAAGGTCGTCGCCACCGTCGTCGTCGCTGCGGGGCTCGCGGCGTCGTTGAACCTCCCCTACGGCGGCCCCCTCGCCGCGGCGGCCGCCTTCGCTCTTCTCACGTCCGGCGGCGTCGTCGTTCACCTCCTCGGCGAGCGCCGGCTGCGGCGCGTGACCGACGGCCTCGTCGAGCAGTGGGTCGACGCCGGCGGTCGCGTCGAGGACGTCACGCGCACTTCGGGGCTGCGAACCGAGTGGACGGTCCACACCGCCGCCGGCGACGTCACCGTCGGCGGCTTCGCGATGGCACCGATCTCCCGGCTCTCGATCACCCGCGACGGCATCGGCGAGGCGATGGCCGCCGCGGACGCCGAGCGACACCTCGAGCAGCTCGCCTCGGAGTGGTACCGGGAGCTGTTCGGCGGTCGCACGCGGTAGACCAGTTAGTGTGACACGCTAGCGGGCGTCACCAATCACTTAACCGTCGCTATCTCGTAGTAGAGGTGTGAGTGAAGAACACCAACGCCGGAACCTTCGGATGCCCTCGAGCGACGAGCTCTTCGCGGTCGTAACCGAACACAACGGCGGCAACCACGTCAGAGTCCGCTGTGAGGACGGGAAGAATCGAATGGGCCGTATCCCCGGTCGGATGAAGTACCGGACCTGGATCAACGAGGACGACGTCGTGCTCGTCGAACCCTGGGACTGGCAGGACGAGAAGGCCAACATCGAGTGGCGCTACACCGACCAGGACGCAGCCCAGCTCCGGCGCGAAGGTCACATCGACTGATCGAGAGACGTTTTCCAGGCAGCTTGCGCTCGAGCGACGGCGTTTTCCCTCGAGGAGCTACCGCTACCGCAGTTCTTCTCCGATCGGAGACGACTGCTGCGAGATTGTCGTAATCGGGAGCGACGGCCACAGCGAGAGAAGAGACTGGGCCACGCGCCGATGGCTCGAGAGATCGCTCTCGGCGCGTCGGTCCGATAAAAAACCGGGTTCAGGTCGCCGCGAGGCGACTCCGTGTAACCCGTGTTAGGCGCGAACGACGTTCGTCGCGCGGGGGCCCTTGGGAGCCTGTTCGATGTCGAATTCGATCTCGGTCCCTTCCGTCAGGTCCTCGCCGCCGACGTCTTCCATGTGGAAGAACACGTCCTCGTCTGCGTCGTCCGTCGTGATGAAACCGTAACCGCCTGTGTCGTTGAAGAAATCAACCGTACCGTTTGCCATTACGACTATCCACAAACGAGGGAGAGGGATAAGGCTTGTGCATTCGTCCGGCAAATCCGATCTACCGCATACGAAATTTTGTAATCAACCAATTTCAGAAATGTTCGACCAATACACTCGATTTTTGGTGGACATCAGTACGATCGAGACACCACGACGACCATCTGCGGGAGTATTCTCACTTTTCGTGAAGGCACCGCCGGATCGGCGGGTTCGGACCGGTCCGGCCGCAGTCGAAGTGACCGGCAGTCGGCACGTACGTACGCTCCGGTTTCGAGGAGACGAGTCCGACGGGCGTTTACGTGTCGGCCGACGAGATGACACGTGGATTCCAAGACGGTCTGTCGTCGATGGGCTGAGCGGTCCGGGGAGTACTCACCGGAATACTACGCCTACCACGGCCAGGACGAGCTGAGCGAGACGGTCCGGCGGCTCCTCGAGCAGTTCGGCGACCGGGACGCGTCCGTCCTCGAGGTCGGCTGTAGCTCCGGCCGTCACCTCGCGCACCTGTACGAACACGGGTTCGACGATCTGGCGGGAATCGACGTCAACGGGGACGCGTTCGACGTGATGGAGGAGACCTACCCCGACCTCGCCGCCGCCGGAACGTTCTACCACGAGGCGATCGAGAACGTCGTCGGCGACTTCGAGGACGATCGCTTCGACGTCGTCTACTCGGTGGAGACGCTCCAGCACCTCCACCCGGACCTCGAGTGGGTTTTCGAGGACCTGTCTCGGATCGCCGGCGATCTCCTCGTCACGATCGAGACCGAAGGCGACGACGAACGGCCGGAGGCGGACGTAACCTACGTCACCGACGGCGTCCCCCTGTACTACCGCGATTGGGGCCGCGTGTTCACCGAAGTAGGCTGCGACGAAGTCGACGTCAGACGCGGAAAGCGAGGCACAGTACGAACGTTCCGCCCGGGCGAGTAATAACAGCGCGAACGGATTCGACTCGCGTCGCTCCGATGAGCGACGGTACGAGAAGGGACCCGCGTCTCGTCGCTCGGCGTGTCGCGGTTTCAGCCGAGACTTCCCGAGAGGTCCGGAGACGTCAGAACAGCCCGCGGACGGAGCCGTCGTCGTCGACTCCGATCTCCGTCGCGGCCGGATCGGCAGGCAGGCCGGGCATCGTGAGCACGTCGCCCGTGAGCGCGACGACGAAGCCCGCGCCGGCCGAGGGGTACAGCTCCCGTACCGTCAGCTCCCAGCCGAACGGCACGCCAGCCTCGCCGGGGTCGTCCGAGAGCGACGCGGGGGTTTTCGAGAGACAGACCGGCACGTCGTCCAGTCCGAGCGCCCGCAGTCTCTCGATGTCCGATCGCGCCTGCGGGGTGAACTCGACGTCGTCGGCCCCGTACACCTGGGTGGCGACGGCGCGGATCTTCTCGTCGATGGGCATCGAGAGGTCGTAGGAGGGTTCCAGCGACGCCGATCCGGGTTCGGCCGCCTCCCGGACGTGCGCCGCCAGTTCGAGGCCACCCCTCCCGCCGTCGCGGTACACCGTCGAGACGGCGGCCGGAACGTCGCGCAGTTCGCAGTGGTCGAGGACCGCCCGAACCTCCCCGTCGGTGTCGTCGGGAAACCGGTTGACAGCGACGACGACCGGGACCCCCATCGCCAGGAGGTTGTCAACGTGGTGATCGAGGTTCGCACAGCCCGCGCGAACCGCCTCCGTGCGGTCGTCCGCGACCGGTTCGCGTTCGGACCCGTCGTCGTCGGGACCCTCCCGTCGCTCGAGCATCGCCTCGCCGTGTTTCTCGAGCGCGTCGACGGTCGCGACGACGACGGCGACGTCGGGGGCGATCCCCTCGCGGGAGACGATGTTGACGAACTTCTCCGCGCCGAGGTCGGCGCCGAAGCCCGCCTCCGTGACGAGGTAGTCGCCGAGACGCAGGCCGAGCCGGTCCGCCAGGATCGAGTTCGTCCCCGTCGCGATGTTGGCGAAGGGGCCGCCGTGGACGAACGCGGGCGTCCCCTCGATCGTCTGGACGAGGTTCGGCCGCAGGGCGTCCTTCAGCAGGGCGGTCACGGCGCCGACGCACTCGAGGTTCTCGATCGTGATCGGCGCTCCGTCGGTGTCGTAGGCGACGATGATGCGCGCGAGTCGCGCCTTGAGGTCCGCGATGTCGGTCGCCAGACAGAGGACGGCCATCAGTTCGGAGGCGGCGGTGATGAGAAACGAGTCCTCCCGCGGCGGGCCGTTCACCCGCCCGCCGAGTCCGACGACGATCTCGCGAAGCGCCCGGTCGTTGACGTCGAGCGCGCGGTTCCAGGCGACGCTGTCGGGTTCGACGTCGAGTGCGTTGCCGTGGGTCCGCTCGGCGTCGATCATCGCCGCGACGAGGTTGTGCGCCGCCGTGACGGCGTGGATGTCGCCGGTGAAGTGGAGGTTGATCTCCTCCATCGGGAGCACCTGGCTGTAGCCGCCGCCCGCCGCGCCGCCTTTCATGCCGAACACCGGCCCCAGCGACGGCTCTCTGATGGCGACGACGCTCGACTCGCCCTGCTGGGCGAGCGCCTGGCCGAGACCGACGGTGGTGACGGTTTTACCGGCTCCCCGCCGCGTCGGCGTCATCGCCGTCACGAGGACCAGGTTGCCGTCGGCCGGGGCGTCTAGTTCTCTGTCGATCGCGTCCCAGGTGAGCTTCGCGACGCCGTTTCCGCGGCGCTCGAGGTCCGCCCCCTCGAGGCCGATCTCTCCGGCGACGTCGGCGATCGGTCGCCGCGACGCGTTCCGTGCGATCTCGACGTCCGGCGGGACGGTTCCGTCGGAGTCAGTTTGGGTCATACGTCGACTTATCCGTGCGCTCTCAAAGTAGTACGTCCCCGTTCCCGGGGGCTGATAACGCGAGGTGCGGCCGAAAGCCGGGAGAGCGGGAGCCGGACGCCGGCGTCTCGTCGGTCGAGAAAATCGGTGGCCTCGGCACTCATAGGGCTCGTCACGACCGGGTGCCGAGTCCGGTTCGGAGCGAGTACCTCGTCATCGACCGGTCGGGGGTACGCCCTCGAGCCCGAAGTTCGTTTCTGACCGCTCGCGTCGCACCGACCCGCGGCGCTCTCGTCGAGCGTGTTCGCTTCGGCGTAGTCCGTCTCGACGGGGCGGCGAACCTCGCCGATCGGTTCCTCCGGCGGGGCGGTGACGAGGACGTCGCGGTCGGCAGAGGCCGCGGCGAGCTCCTCGAGCCGTCCGTGGAGTTCGTAGGTATCGGTAGCCATAGCGGAG
Above is a genomic segment from Natrononativus amylolyticus containing:
- a CDS encoding class I SAM-dependent methyltransferase; amino-acid sequence: MDSKTVCRRWAERSGEYSPEYYAYHGQDELSETVRRLLEQFGDRDASVLEVGCSSGRHLAHLYEHGFDDLAGIDVNGDAFDVMEETYPDLAAAGTFYHEAIENVVGDFEDDRFDVVYSVETLQHLHPDLEWVFEDLSRIAGDLLVTIETEGDDERPEADVTYVTDGVPLYYRDWGRVFTEVGCDEVDVRRGKRGTVRTFRPGE
- a CDS encoding spermidine synthase, encoding MDAGLRSYRFSKAELAVFVSGIVSMGLEILAVRVVAPQFGSHIYTIGGILTVFLAALSLGYWRGGKRAAAHASTDRLVWLFLLTAVYVAVLIFARDLLLVATATIPLPARYASLPAVILLFGPPTYFLGFVSPYAAQLSQKADVGAASGHVYALGTIGSIIGSAGTTFLLIPTLSIDGVSLLFGLLLVSTALVLTVPSLPRVPVASIAVVTLLLFAAAGSGSMGYSVHGEVVHQSQTPYQELEVIDRGSERTMFLDGTRHSAKDLEDPDRHVFAYTAYFHLPYLTVDDPDEIDRALFVGGGGYTGPQSFVERDENVHVDVVEIDPEVTAAAKEYFGLEESERLEAHTGDGRQFLEESDETYDVIVLDAYKQDNVPFHLTTREFMELAKERLSDDGVLVANVISAPSGPASEFYRAEYRTMEAVFPQVYSFRTSDTGAVQNIQLVATKDDERLSQETLQERNAEREIGIDLETAVGYYEGDVDTTGAPVLEDDNAPVDSLLDPMVGQRYVIEETDGGNESETARLAEPPSARA
- a CDS encoding VOC family protein — translated: MADRLEITADRPDSPIRMAGTDHITLIGSNTEDTIAFYRDLLGMPLVLKQPNLDDPDSTHLFFDTGDGRILTFFVNDDRPSDPRPLQHQIGSVHHLSFRIEPERFADVKAALEDADRGYNEFDRGIFHSLYTRDHNGLTIELSTDKFDIPDDRRGEVLATAQRLREDDGVDFAEERHLEAALEELGIDAEKFNLPDAPTGAGV
- the eif1A gene encoding translation initiation factor eIF-1A — its product is MSEEHQRRNLRMPSSDELFAVVTEHNGGNHVRVRCEDGKNRMGRIPGRMKYRTWINEDDVVLVEPWDWQDEKANIEWRYTDQDAAQLRREGHID
- a CDS encoding formate--tetrahydrofolate ligase codes for the protein MTQTDSDGTVPPDVEIARNASRRPIADVAGEIGLEGADLERRGNGVAKLTWDAIDRELDAPADGNLVLVTAMTPTRRGAGKTVTTVGLGQALAQQGESSVVAIREPSLGPVFGMKGGAAGGGYSQVLPMEEINLHFTGDIHAVTAAHNLVAAMIDAERTHGNALDVEPDSVAWNRALDVNDRALREIVVGLGGRVNGPPREDSFLITAASELMAVLCLATDIADLKARLARIIVAYDTDGAPITIENLECVGAVTALLKDALRPNLVQTIEGTPAFVHGGPFANIATGTNSILADRLGLRLGDYLVTEAGFGADLGAEKFVNIVSREGIAPDVAVVVATVDALEKHGEAMLERREGPDDDGSEREPVADDRTEAVRAGCANLDHHVDNLLAMGVPVVVAVNRFPDDTDGEVRAVLDHCELRDVPAAVSTVYRDGGRGGLELAAHVREAAEPGSASLEPSYDLSMPIDEKIRAVATQVYGADDVEFTPQARSDIERLRALGLDDVPVCLSKTPASLSDDPGEAGVPFGWELTVRELYPSAGAGFVVALTGDVLTMPGLPADPAATEIGVDDDGSVRGLF
- a CDS encoding cold-shock protein, producing the protein MANGTVDFFNDTGGYGFITTDDADEDVFFHMEDVGGEDLTEGTEIEFDIEQAPKGPRATNVVRA
- a CDS encoding CobW family GTP-binding protein — protein: MRSTTIPVTVLSGSLGAGKTTLVNHLLRNAGDRNLAVLVNDMGSVNVDADLVAEGSDLAVDDGIAELSNGCICCELQDDLETAVVRLAREREFDHLLVEASGISEPAPVARLFTTASRVAARYEIDALVTVLDTRLFLDAFDGESVPERRGADEETRPLSDLLVEQLECSNLVLLNKADQCTTAELERAEELVRTLRPGVETVRTEFSAVDPARLFDTGLFDPGQLGELAGWHRALEDGAAAGDAGHDHHADDDHGHRHPDEVYGVDSFVVRERRPLDPRQFAAFLEALPPTVVRSKGTAWVAGNEQRLTVHQAGPSVRVTAAGPWIASLPELDRELYRSNRPDLEWHNEHGDRLTELVFIGTGLDEPALRAALEECLLEEPAAPAGTNDESRFPAEPGAERVLREP